A window of Equus przewalskii isolate Varuska chromosome 16, EquPr2, whole genome shotgun sequence contains these coding sequences:
- the KCTD4 gene encoding BTB/POZ domain-containing protein KCTD4 codes for MERKINRREKEKEYEGKHNSLEDADQGKNCKSTLMTLNVGGYLYITQKQTLTKYPDTFLEGIVNGKILCPFDADGHYFIDRDGLLFRHVLNFLRNGELLLPEGFRENQLLAQEAEFFQLKGLAEEVKSRWEKEQLTPRETTFLEITDNHDRSQGLRIFCNAPDFISKIKSRIVLVSKSRLDGFPEEFSISSNIIQFKYFIKSENGTRLVLKEDNTFVCTLETLKFEAIMMALKCGFRLLTSLDCSKGSIVHSDALHFIK; via the coding sequence ATGGAGCgtaaaataaacagaagagaaaaagaaaaggagtatGAAGGGAAACACAACAGCCTGGAAGATGCTGACCAAGGAAAGAACTGCAAATCCACACTGATGACTCTCAACGTTGGTGGATATTTATACATTACTCAAAAGCAAACACTGACCAAGTACCCAGACACTTTCCTTGAAGGTATAGTGAATGGAAAAATTCTCTGCCCGTTTGATGCCGATGGTCATTATTTCATAGACAGGGATGGGCTCCTCTTCAGACATGTCCTAAACTTCCTACGAAATGGAGAACTTCTACTGCCCGAAGGGTTTCGAGAAAATCAACTTCTTGCACAAGAAGCAGAATTCTTTCAGCTCAAGGGACTGGCGGAGGAGGTGAAATCCAGGTGGGAAAAAGAACAGCTAACACCCAGAGAGACTACTTTCTTGGAAATAACAGATAACCATGATCGCTCACAAGGACTGAGAATCTTCTGTAATGCTCCTGATttcatatcaaaaataaaatctcgCATTGTTCTGGTGTCCAAAAGCAGGCTGGATGGATTTCCTGAGGAGTTTTCAATATCATCAAATATCATTCAATTTAAATACTTCATAAAGTCTGAAAATGGCACTCGACTTGTACTAAAGGAAGACAACACCTTTGTCTGTACCTTGGAAACTCTTAAGTTTGAGGCTATAATGATGGCCTTAAAGTGTGGTTTTAGACTGTTGACCAGCCTGGATTGTTCCAAAGGGTCAATTGTTCACAGCGATGCACTTCATTTTATCAAGTAA